In Rodentibacter haemolyticus, the DNA window CAATGTCAAATCGGTATTGTGCTGGTCAATCGCAATGATCATCGGTGTGCAAATTGGCTTTGAAAGCAGCTTTTATGTGCCTGATCTCGCTATAATCAGCCTTTTTATCGGCACATTAAGCCTTTTAGCATTCAAAACCCTGTCTCGCTCCCAAGCCGCCAAACCCCATTCGGCAAACGGCAATGACCTGATTAAAGGAATGGGATTATGCCTGCTCGGCGGCTCGATTGCGGGAATGACCGGCATTGGCGGCGGCTCAATTATGGCACCGCTTATCAGCCAATTAAACAGCGTTCAGCCCCGCCAAATCGCCCCTTACACCAACACAATGATGATCCTAGGCGGCACAGGCAGTCTCTACGGCTATCTCGCCAAAACCCCACCCTTTTATTTGCCAAACAGTTGGCAAATCGGCTATGTGAATTTCGCCATTGTCGCCATTGTGGTTTGCAGCACAATGATCACCGGCTTTTTCTCAATGAAACTCCGCCGATGCTTACCTCCGGTTCTTACGCAAAAACTACTCGGCGGAATCTTGCTTTTCATCGCCGTTTATACCTTGGGGGTTTATTGGGTGAGGGGGTGATTATGGCTAATGTAATTCCCTGCTAAAATAACACAACTCCATAGTAGAATATTTCAACAAAACCAAGAGAAAACGATAACAAAACAAATGAGTGAATCTCAAATCATTACGGTACCGAAAGAAGCGAAAGCAGGTATGATGGTTAAAATGCAATGAATACCGGAAGGCAGGCTTTTTAATAATTCCAATCCGCTTTCATCAGGCATTGAAATATCAATAATACAAACATCGGCTTTCGTACCCGGTAGATTTTGACGGGTTTCTTTTGCAGAACCGAACTCGCCGACCACCTCTATATCCGATTCCAGTGAAAGGAGTTGCGCAAATCCTGATCGCACGATGATATGATCATCAATAACAGCTACCTTTATCATTGTAACATTCCTCTTTTTAAGGGGGCGAATTGTAGCATTTGGAAAAAGTGCGGTAAAAACTTTTTCAGTTTCGACCGCACTTTGGCTTTATGAGTAAATTGACTTTTGATTATTTTTTCTGTGCTTCAAGTTTTTTCAAATGACGGATTTTACGTTCTTCCGCTATCGCAACAAAAGCAAGCAATATCATACAAAGGATCGCTGAGGCATCAAGCGCTGCAAAAGTCCCTTCCCAACCGGTTAAACCAAAGATTGGCGTACCATCGGCAATCATACCCAAGCCTAATTTTGCAAAACTGTCACCAATTAAATAAGCAAACGTACCTTTCACTCCATCGGCGACCGCAATCGCTTTTTTCGGTACAAAGCCGACTGCCGCCACACCGATTAATAATTGCGGCCCGAAAACTAAGAAACCGAGAACAAATAAAGTTACCAAATACATCGTTTCATTGTTTGCGTGTTGATAAAAACCAATCGTGAAAGTGATTAAAATCAATGCCACACAAGCCAATAACGCACGGCGACCATTTGCTAAGTCAGATAAATATCCCCATAAAAACGTACCGACAAGCGCGCCGACTTCAAATAAGGCGAAACCTGAAATCGCCGCATCTTTTGAAAAGCCAAGTTCTTGATAAGCATAAACCGGAGACCATTGGTCAACGCCGATACGCACGATATAAAGAAAAATATTTGCAAAACAAAGTAACCAAATCACTTTATTTTTCAATACGTATTGAACAAAAATTTGTTTTTTAGTGAGTTGATTTTTTTCTGCGTCTTTGTCTTCTTCAGAAATTTCCTCACCAAATAATTCTTCCGCTTTACCTAAGCCGTATGCTTCCGGCGAATCGCTTCCATAACGTAAACCGATGAAACCGATAATTAACGCAATAATAGACGGGAACACGAACATTCCGATTACGTGTCCGTTAAAGAATACATTTGC includes these proteins:
- the uhpT gene encoding hexose-6-phosphate:phosphate antiporter, translated to MLNFLNEVRKPTLDLPVEERRKMWFKPFMQSYLVVFFGYMAMYLVRKNFNIAQNDMIETYGLTKTQLGMIGLGFSITYGLGKTIVSYYADGKNTKQFVPFMLILSALCMLGFSASMGGSSIAIFLMVAFYALSGFFQSTGGSSSYSTITKWTPRKKRGTFLGFWNLSHNVGGAAAAGVALFGANVFFNGHVIGMFVFPSIIALIIGFIGLRYGSDSPEAYGLGKAEELFGEEISEEDKDAEKNQLTKKQIFVQYVLKNKVIWLLCFANIFLYIVRIGVDQWSPVYAYQELGFSKDAAISGFALFEVGALVGTFLWGYLSDLANGRRALLACVALILITFTIGFYQHANNETMYLVTLFVLGFLVFGPQLLIGVAAVGFVPKKAIAVADGVKGTFAYLIGDSFAKLGLGMIADGTPIFGLTGWEGTFAALDASAILCMILLAFVAIAEERKIRHLKKLEAQKK
- a CDS encoding sulfite exporter TauE/SafE family protein, coding for MSLSLILILILCGVMTNIMSAVFGIGGGVLMVPLLYTLFPDFPLPMVAATSLTIVIGSALINLIYFYKQHIPINVKSVLCWSIAMIIGVQIGFESSFYVPDLAIISLFIGTLSLLAFKTLSRSQAAKPHSANGNDLIKGMGLCLLGGSIAGMTGIGGGSIMAPLISQLNSVQPRQIAPYTNTMMILGGTGSLYGYLAKTPPFYLPNSWQIGYVNFAIVAIVVCSTMITGFFSMKLRRCLPPVLTQKLLGGILLFIAVYTLGVYWVRG
- a CDS encoding response regulator, which encodes MIKVAVIDDHIIVRSGFAQLLSLESDIEVVGEFGSAKETRQNLPGTKADVCIIDISMPDESGLELLKSLPSGIHCILTIIPAFASFGTVMI